Proteins encoded together in one Musa acuminata AAA Group cultivar baxijiao chromosome BXJ3-6, Cavendish_Baxijiao_AAA, whole genome shotgun sequence window:
- the LOC135641545 gene encoding uncharacterized protein At4g28440-like, producing the protein MATAGQQQGQGAKRQPVFTKVDQLKPGTSGHTLVVKVVNSNTVVQKGRAVSSHLGHTRVAECLVGDDTASVVFTARNEQVDLLKPGATVILRNAKIDMFKGCMRLAVDKWGRIEVAEPANFGVKEDNNLSMVEYELVNVGEE; encoded by the exons ATGGCGACTGCGGGGCAGCAGCAAGGGCAAGGGGCGAAGAGGCAGCCGGTGTTCACCAAGGTAGACCAGCTGAAGCCGGGGACCAGCGGTCACACGCTCGTCGTCAAGGTGGTTAACTCCAACACGGTGGTCCAGAAGGGCCGCGCTGTCTCCTCCCACCTCGGCCATACCAGGGTCGCCGAGTGCCTCGTCGGTGACGACACCGCTTCTGTCGTCTTCACCGCCCGCAACGAACAAG TTGACTTGTTGAAACCTGGTGCTACTGTGATACTCCGCAATGCGAAGATCGACATGTTCAAGGGTTGCATGAGGCTGGCTGTTGATAAGTGGGGTCGTATCGAGGTTGCTGAACCTGCTAATTTTGGGGTGAAGGAGGATAACAATTTATCAATGGTCGAGTATGAGCTGGTGAATGTAGGTGAAGAGTGA
- the LOC135641543 gene encoding probable 2-carboxy-D-arabinitol-1-phosphatase, translated as MMACASLASSLPWVFLCSPRPRASTPRPPHPFLRCSSATSDFSHHTGKLENLIAHVQNPSSNVSIDQLESQVPMTGGAYDFKGATTSLTNESLSSPKKVTLVRHGLSSWNNENRVQGSSNLSILTDIGVGQAEKCRDALTDISFDICFSSPISRAKSTAELIWHGRDKPLVFLDSLKEAHLFFLEGMTNADAKMKYPELYTTWREDPANFNVDGIYPVRKLWGTAREAWREILSSPGESFLVITHKSILRALICTALGLGPERFRAVDVNNGGISVFTFNRRGEAILQSLNMTAHMYSNHIYHY; from the exons ATGATGGCTTGTGCTTCTCTCGCCTCGAGCCTGCCGTGGGTCTTCCTCTGCTCTCCGAGGCCGAGGGCTTCGACTCCCCGCCCTCCTCACCCCTTCCTCCGTTGCTCCTCCGCCACATCCGACTTCTCCCATCATACCG GCAAACTAGAAAATCTCATAGCACATGTCCAAAATCCATCAAGTAATGTATCTATTGACCAACTCGAAAGTCAAGTTCCGATGACTGGAGGTGCTTATGATTTTAAGGGAGCTACAACATCACTAACTAATGAGAGCTTGTCGTCTCCGAAAAAGGTGACTCTAGTAAGACATGGTTTGAGCTCGTGGAACAATGAAAATAGGGTCCAG GGTAGCTCAAACTTGTCCATTCTTACAGATATAGGAGTCGGGCAAGCAGAGAAATGTCGCGACGCATTAACTGACATAAGTTTTGACATTTGCTTCTCTAGCCCTATTTCACGTGCAAAG TCTACTGCTGAACTTATTTGGCATGGAAGGGACAAACCATTGGTTTTTCTTGATTCTTTAAAAGAGGCACACCTGTTTTTTCTTGAGGGTATGACAAATG CGGATGCTAAAATGAAGTACCCAGAGTTGTATACCACTTGGAGAGAAGATCCAGCTAATTTTAATGTTGATGGAATTTATCCTGTCCGCAAATTATGGGGTACAGCAAGAGAGGCCTGGAGGGAGATTTTGTCTTCACCT GGTGAGAGCTTTCTGGTTATCACCCATAAATCGATTTTGCGGGCGCTTATTTGCACAGCTCTGGGACTCGGTCCAGAGAG GTTTCGTGCCGTTGATGTGAACAATGGTGGAATTTCTGTATTCACATTCAACAGGCGGGGAGAAGCTATTCTTCAGAGCTTGAATATGACGGCTCATATGTATAGCAATCACATTTATCACTACTAA
- the LOC103987760 gene encoding CASP-like protein 1C1: MPSPTHPLASMIPWQISTASDSRTKMAKTSRLCSLLLRLLAAAATLCATVVMATSRDSTTIFGLTLDAKFQYTPSFEFFVVANAVGCGYTLLVLFVPPTTSLSRLVIVFDVTVAMLLTAATAAAGAMAQVGKKGNSHAGWIPICGQVPSFCDHVTGALICAFVGVIAYFLIVLHTIYTLLSPLFP, translated from the exons ATGCCAAGTCCAACCCACCCTTTAGCTTCCATGATCCCCTGGCAGATCAGCACTGCATCAGATAGCAGAACCAAAATGGCCAAGACTTCGAGGTTGTGCTCCCTCCTCCTGAGGCTTCTAGCTGCAGCGGCCACCCTCTGCGCGACGGTGGTCATGGCGACGAGCCGTGACTCCACCACCATCTTTGGCTTAACCCTGGATGCCAAGTTCCAATACACTCCTTCCTTCGA GTTCTTTGTGGTTGCGAACGCTGTCGGCTGCGGCTACACCCTCCTCGTGCTCTTCGTACCTCCGACGACCTCGCTGTCGAGGTTGGTCATCGTGTTCGATGTG ACGGTGGCGATGTTGCTGACGGCGGCCACAGCGGCGGCCGGGGCCATGGCGCAGGTGGGGAAGAAGGGGAACTCGCACGCCGGATGGATACCCATCTGTGGCCAGGTTCCAAGCTTCTGTGATCATGTCACGGGAGCTCTCATATGTGCCTTCGTTGGTGTAATCGCCTACTTCTTGATCGTGCTCCACACGATCTACACATTGTTGAGCCCTCTATTTCCATGA
- the LOC135641544 gene encoding uncharacterized protein LOC135641544, protein MAEDLVLDTAIRDWVLVPLSVVMVLIGVLRYFVSKLMRSHQAPDLKVVKEGQVILRARNLRAASGFIPAKSFRSRKTYFTNEENGLLHVPKGQSQNAQAQMFSDPNLAMDMMKKNLSMIIPQTLTFAWVNFFFSGFVAAKIPFPLTQRFRGMLQNGIDLSTVDVSYVSSRSWYFLNLFGLRGLFSLILGEENAMDDTQRMMQMSGFGFDPSRSLSAEKDGIDIIQHDWALPKMEKRAEDALKKLLK, encoded by the exons ATGGCGGAGGATCTTGTTCTTGACACGGCCATAAGGGATTGGGTCCTCGTCCCTCTCTCGGTAGTGATGGTGTTGATCGGCGTCCTCCGCTACTTCGTCTCCAAGCTCATGCGATCTCACCAGGCCCCCGACCTCAAGGTCGTCAAGGAAGG GCAGGTAATTCTCAGAGCGAGGAACTTGAGGGCTGCATCTGGATTCATCCCGGCCAAGTCTTTTCGGTCTCGGAAAACTTATTTCACCAACGAG GAGAATGGCTTGCTGCATGTTCCCAAGGGGCAGTCTCAAAATGCACAAGCACAGATGTTTTCAGACCCAAACTTAGCTATGGATATGATGAAGAAGAACCTATCGATGATCATACCTCAG ACACTTACCTTTGCATGGGTGAATTTTTTCTTCTCTGGTTTTGTAGCAG CAAAAATACCATTTCCCTTGACCCAGAGATTCAGGGGAATGCTGCAGAATGGGATCGATCTAAGCACGGTTGATGTGAGCTATGTCAGCAGTCGTTCCTG GTACTTTCTTAATTTGTTTGGATTAAGGGGTTTATTCAGCCTTATTCTTGGCGAAGAGAATG CCATGGATGACACTCAGCGGATGATGCAAATGAGTGGATTTGGTTTCGACCCATCTAGG AGCTTGAGTGCAGAGAAGGATGGCATTGACATCATTCAACACGACTGGGCCCTTCCCAAAATGGAGAAACGTGCGGAAGATGCATTGAAGAAACTACTCAAGTAG